One genomic region from Chlamydia poikilotherma encodes:
- the uvrC gene encoding excinuclease ABC subunit UvrC, translated as MHVKDFTPKLIPTSPGVYLMKDSSGEVLYIGKAKNLRNRITTYFQKQGDSRERIPFLMKKTTDIETILVSNETEALLLENNLIKKYHPKYNVLLKDDKTFFCLAISLTHPWPKIDAIRTKAVTSSKKQIIFGPYVSGEACRTLLEVINQWFPLRTCSNQEFSSRKRPCILYEMKRCLAPCVNLCSHEEYEETLEKAILFLKGKVSEIIQDLEKSIEKASQEQKFEQAGVYYRTLKLIQQAMVKQHVEKFHFQNLDAIGLYRKNRETVITVLTVRSGKLLGARHFPFSENAQEDTDLLSSFILQYYANQPQPPKEILTPIPLNIPDLPYLLNKDAPPQLRSPKTGYGKELLNLAKNNAKVHAETAIQSSGLPYEEMKKILKSPDYPYRIECYDNAHLQGSHAVGVYIVYENDALSPKNYRTFSISTSAHNDLGAFHEVLSRRFNSLTSSLPNMIVIDGGRTQYSQAKKTLKELNLTGIQVVSIAKEASNHSSSLRNEKLFCDTFPQGIHLSATSKLLQFFQKLRDEAHRFAISRHRKKRNKDLLSPQEKIPGIGEIKRKRLLQKFKSWKQVMKASQGELETIPGLTKKDIKQLLAKQAEKTESTED; from the coding sequence AAAGAATCCCTTTCTTAATGAAGAAAACAACCGATATAGAAACAATTTTAGTTTCTAATGAAACCGAAGCTCTTCTTTTAGAAAATAACTTAATCAAAAAATATCATCCGAAATATAACGTACTTTTAAAAGATGATAAGACCTTTTTCTGTCTCGCAATATCTCTAACACATCCTTGGCCAAAAATAGATGCTATCCGCACCAAGGCAGTTACATCTTCAAAAAAACAGATAATTTTTGGCCCGTACGTAAGTGGGGAGGCCTGTCGAACCCTTTTAGAAGTTATCAATCAATGGTTTCCCTTACGCACTTGTTCCAATCAGGAATTCTCTTCGAGAAAACGTCCATGCATCCTTTATGAGATGAAACGGTGCTTAGCACCCTGTGTAAATTTATGTTCTCACGAGGAATATGAAGAGACTTTGGAAAAAGCCATACTATTTTTAAAAGGTAAGGTCTCAGAAATCATTCAAGATTTAGAAAAATCTATTGAAAAGGCCTCTCAAGAACAAAAGTTCGAACAAGCAGGAGTTTATTATCGTACGTTAAAGCTTATTCAACAGGCTATGGTAAAACAGCATGTAGAAAAGTTTCATTTTCAAAACCTTGATGCTATTGGTCTGTATAGAAAAAACCGAGAAACAGTTATTACTGTTTTAACAGTGCGTTCAGGAAAATTACTTGGAGCTCGTCATTTCCCATTTTCAGAAAATGCTCAGGAAGATACTGATTTGCTGTCCTCTTTTATTTTACAATACTATGCAAATCAACCACAGCCCCCCAAAGAAATTCTTACTCCTATTCCTCTAAATATCCCCGATCTTCCATATCTATTAAACAAAGATGCACCTCCACAATTACGCTCTCCGAAAACAGGTTATGGGAAAGAACTACTAAACCTAGCTAAAAACAATGCTAAAGTACATGCGGAAACGGCCATACAATCTTCGGGACTACCTTATGAAGAGATGAAAAAAATTCTAAAATCACCAGATTACCCTTATCGCATAGAATGCTATGACAATGCTCATCTACAAGGTTCTCATGCTGTTGGGGTATATATTGTCTACGAGAATGATGCTTTATCTCCAAAAAATTATAGAACATTCTCTATCTCAACTTCTGCGCATAATGATCTAGGAGCTTTCCATGAAGTATTATCCCGTAGATTTAATTCACTCACTTCTTCTCTTCCGAATATGATTGTCATAGATGGAGGCCGGACACAATATTCTCAGGCAAAAAAAACATTAAAAGAACTTAATCTTACAGGGATTCAGGTTGTCTCCATAGCTAAAGAAGCAAGCAACCATAGCAGCTCGTTAAGAAACGAAAAATTATTCTGCGACACTTTCCCTCAAGGAATCCATTTATCTGCAACATCCAAGCTTTTACAATTTTTTCAAAAACTTCGTGACGAAGCACATAGATTTGCAATCAGTAGACATCGGAAAAAACGAAATAAAGATCTCTTATCACCTCAAGAGAAAATTCCAGGAATTGGAGAAATAAAAAGGAAGCGTTTACTACAAAAATTTAAAAGCTGGAAACAAGTTATGAAAGCCTCCCAGGGAGAGCTTGAAACTATCCCTGGGCTAACGAAAAAAGACATTAAACAATTGCTGGCTAAGCAAGCTGAGAAGACAGAGTCTACTGAAGACTGA
- a CDS encoding Asp23/Gls24 family envelope stress response protein, translated as MDKQNLKLDVKEIEFPETVFSRDIETRVIQVIILHCLAKINGVSLLGGNLIDTLFGRDIERMKGIYVEQDSKNHLVKVRVEVNVDYGVSIPEKTEEIQGCIVSEISEYTGLHVASVHVIIKGLTQPKDRSESESEDELEELCVADLPSAEDFLEEIKEEVEE; from the coding sequence ATGGATAAGCAAAATTTAAAACTAGATGTGAAAGAAATTGAATTTCCAGAGACTGTATTCAGCCGTGATATAGAGACTCGTGTAATTCAAGTAATTATTTTACATTGTTTAGCTAAAATCAACGGGGTTTCTCTTTTAGGGGGAAATTTAATTGATACTTTATTCGGTAGAGATATCGAGAGAATGAAGGGAATCTACGTAGAACAAGATTCTAAAAATCATTTAGTAAAAGTTCGTGTCGAAGTAAACGTTGATTACGGTGTTTCTATACCAGAAAAAACCGAAGAAATTCAGGGCTGTATAGTTTCTGAAATATCTGAATATACAGGTCTTCATGTGGCCTCTGTTCATGTGATCATTAAGGGATTAACTCAGCCTAAGGATCGCTCTGAATCAGAATCAGAAGATGAATTAGAAGAATTATGTGTTGCAGATCTACCCTCAGCTGAAGACTTTTTAGAGGAAATAAAGGAAGAAGTTGAAGAATAA